A DNA window from Bacteroides cellulosilyticus contains the following coding sequences:
- a CDS encoding efflux RND transporter periplasmic adaptor subunit, producing MKSFFKKREIRITKRQAVIAAIAIVVLAAIYWFVTHRPAPAPDLPVVAVEPVIQDDVEIYGEYVGRVRAQQFVEVRARVEGYLENMLFEEGTYVTKNQVLFVINRDQYAAKADKARAQLKKDEAQVRKAQNDLERIRPLYEQNAASRLDLDNAVAAYETAEASVAMSQADLDQAELELGYTIVRSPLAGHISERYVDLGTLVGTGGKSLLATIVKSDTVLVDFSMTALDYLKTKERNVNLGQKDSTRSWQPNISITLADNTVYPFKGLVDFAEPQVDPRTGTFSVRAEMPNPKHVLLPGQFTKVKLLLDVRENATVVPLKSVIIEKGGAYVFVMRRDSTVERRFIELGPEFQNQVVVERGLVPGETIVVEGYHKLSPGIKVKVNNALLKKEDEDQSQTPDSAKTEK from the coding sequence ATGAAATCGTTTTTTAAGAAGAGAGAAATCAGAATAACGAAAAGGCAGGCAGTGATTGCCGCAATAGCTATAGTGGTGTTGGCAGCAATTTATTGGTTCGTTACCCACCGTCCGGCACCTGCACCGGATCTTCCGGTGGTAGCCGTGGAACCGGTGATACAGGATGACGTTGAAATCTATGGTGAATATGTAGGACGTGTCCGTGCCCAGCAGTTTGTAGAAGTCCGCGCCCGTGTAGAAGGGTATCTGGAAAATATGCTTTTTGAAGAGGGTACCTATGTGACGAAGAATCAGGTATTGTTTGTAATCAACCGCGACCAGTATGCCGCGAAGGCAGACAAGGCGCGTGCACAACTAAAAAAGGATGAGGCGCAGGTACGCAAGGCGCAGAATGACTTGGAGCGTATCCGTCCTTTATATGAGCAGAATGCTGCCAGTAGATTGGATTTGGATAATGCAGTGGCTGCCTATGAAACGGCTGAAGCAAGTGTTGCTATGAGTCAGGCTGATCTGGATCAGGCCGAGTTGGAATTGGGATATACCATTGTCCGCTCACCGCTTGCAGGGCATATCAGTGAACGATATGTAGACCTTGGTACACTGGTAGGTACGGGTGGTAAGTCATTGCTTGCTACCATTGTGAAGAGTGATACAGTACTGGTAGACTTCAGTATGACGGCATTGGATTACCTGAAAACCAAAGAGCGCAATGTGAATTTGGGACAGAAAGATTCTACCCGTTCCTGGCAGCCCAATATTTCTATAACACTGGCAGATAACACTGTTTATCCCTTCAAAGGTTTGGTGGACTTTGCCGAGCCGCAGGTTGACCCGCGCACCGGTACATTCTCTGTTCGTGCCGAAATGCCCAATCCGAAACATGTATTACTTCCGGGACAGTTCACTAAAGTGAAGCTCTTGCTGGATGTGCGGGAGAATGCGACAGTAGTTCCCCTGAAATCCGTTATCATCGAAAAAGGTGGTGCTTATGTGTTTGTAATGCGTCGTGATTCTACTGTAGAACGTCGTTTTATAGAACTAGGACCTGAATTCCAGAACCAGGTAGTAGTGGAGAGAGGTCTGGTGCCGGGTGAAACAATAGTGGTGGAAGGATATCACAAACTAAGCCCGGGTATAAAAGTTAAGGTTAACAATGCCCTGTTGAAGAAAGAAGACGAAGATCAAAGTCAGACACCGGATTCGGCTAAGACTGAAAAGTAA
- a CDS encoding efflux RND transporter permease subunit has protein sequence MKVSFFIDRPVFSAVISILIVIVGIIGLTMLPIDQYPQITPPVVKISASYPGASALTVSQAVATPIEQELNGTPGMLYMESNSSNSGGFSATVTFDISADPDLAAVEIQNRLKLAESRLPAEVVQNGISVEKQAASQLMTICLMSSDPKFDEIYLSNFATLNVLDLLRRIPGVGRVSNIGSRYYAMQIWVQPDKLANFGLTVADLQNALKDQNRESAAGVLGQQPVQGLDITIPITTQGRLSTVGQFEEIVVRANADGSIVRLRDVARISLEASSYNTESSINGENAAVLGIYMLPGANAMEVAENVKKAMNEISSNFPDGLSYEIPFDMTTYISESIHEVYKTLFEALILVIIVVFLSLQSWRATLIPIVAVPISLIGTFGFMLIFGFSLNILTLLGLVLAIGIVVDDAIVVVENVERIMHEEKLPPYEATKKAMEGLTGAIIATSLVLAAVFVPVSFLGGITGQLYRQFTVTIVVSVLLSTVVALTLSPVMCSLILKPESHKRKNIVFRYINYALNMGNRKYVRQISRVIGNPRRVLAAFGVVLVAILLINRLIPTSFLPVEDQGYFKVELELPEGATLERTRTVSERAVEYLMLNPAVEYVQSVVGSSPRVGSSQARSELTVIMKPWGARDGQTIDEVMAQVKKDLQEYPECKVYLSTPPVIPGLGSSGGFEMQLEARGDATFDNLVQATDTLMYYASQRKELSGLSSSLQADIPQLYFDVDRDKVKLAGVPLADVFSTMKAYTGSVYVNDFNMFNRIYRVYIQAEAPYREHKENINLFFVRGADNVMIPLTSLGTTSYTTGPGSIKRFNMFNSAVIRGGAADGYSSGQAMEIIEQIAREHLPENIGVEWSGLSYQEKQAGGQTAMVLALVFLFVFLFLAALYESWTVPIAVLLSLPIAALGAYLGVWLCGLENDVYFQIGLVMLVGLAAKNAILIVEFAKEQVDRGANVVKAALHASQLRFRPILMTSLAFILGMLPMVIASGPGSASRQAIGTGVFFGMILAVTLGILLVPFFFVLIYKAKAKAKSTNIKKVTKRFKR, from the coding sequence ATGAAAGTAAGTTTCTTTATAGACAGACCGGTATTCTCGGCTGTCATCTCCATACTGATTGTCATTGTGGGTATCATCGGGTTGACGATGCTCCCCATTGACCAATATCCTCAGATTACGCCACCGGTGGTGAAGATTAGTGCTTCATATCCCGGTGCCAGCGCACTGACAGTATCACAGGCGGTAGCTACACCTATCGAACAAGAATTGAATGGAACACCGGGAATGCTCTACATGGAGTCCAACAGTTCCAATTCCGGTGGTTTTTCCGCTACAGTGACATTTGATATTTCTGCCGACCCCGATTTGGCGGCAGTAGAAATACAGAACCGTTTGAAACTGGCCGAGTCCCGTCTTCCGGCAGAAGTGGTACAGAACGGTATATCCGTAGAAAAACAGGCGGCCAGCCAGTTAATGACTATCTGTCTGATGTCTTCCGACCCGAAGTTTGATGAAATATATCTGAGTAACTTCGCTACACTGAACGTACTCGATTTGCTTCGTCGTATTCCAGGTGTAGGGCGTGTCTCCAATATTGGTAGCCGCTACTATGCAATGCAGATTTGGGTGCAACCGGACAAATTGGCAAACTTCGGACTGACCGTAGCCGATTTGCAGAATGCTCTGAAAGATCAGAACCGTGAGTCCGCAGCCGGTGTGCTGGGGCAACAACCTGTACAAGGATTGGATATTACCATTCCCATTACGACCCAGGGGCGTCTTTCTACTGTAGGGCAGTTTGAAGAAATCGTAGTTCGTGCGAATGCGGATGGTTCCATTGTTCGTTTGCGCGACGTGGCACGCATCTCGCTGGAGGCGTCCTCATACAATACGGAGAGTAGTATAAACGGTGAAAATGCAGCGGTGTTAGGCATTTATATGCTTCCGGGCGCCAATGCTATGGAAGTGGCGGAGAATGTGAAGAAGGCGATGAATGAAATCAGCAGTAACTTCCCTGACGGATTGAGCTACGAGATTCCGTTTGATATGACGACATACATTTCGGAGTCCATTCACGAAGTATATAAGACTTTGTTTGAAGCATTGATACTGGTAATTATTGTGGTATTCCTGTCACTGCAAAGCTGGCGTGCCACACTTATTCCGATTGTGGCAGTGCCTATCTCCCTGATTGGTACGTTCGGTTTCATGCTGATATTCGGTTTTTCGCTCAATATCCTTACATTGCTTGGATTGGTACTTGCTATCGGTATTGTGGTGGACGATGCTATTGTGGTTGTGGAGAATGTAGAGCGCATTATGCACGAAGAGAAACTGCCACCTTACGAAGCTACGAAAAAAGCGATGGAGGGATTGACGGGTGCAATTATTGCGACGTCTCTGGTATTGGCGGCTGTGTTTGTACCGGTTAGTTTCTTGGGTGGTATCACAGGGCAGCTTTATCGTCAATTCACGGTGACAATTGTGGTTTCCGTATTACTTTCTACGGTGGTTGCATTGACTTTGAGCCCGGTGATGTGTTCGTTGATATTGAAACCGGAATCGCATAAGCGAAAGAATATCGTATTCCGTTATATCAACTATGCGCTGAATATGGGCAATCGTAAATATGTCCGTCAGATTTCACGAGTGATAGGGAATCCTCGCAGAGTATTGGCTGCATTTGGTGTGGTACTGGTAGCCATCTTATTGATAAACCGCCTGATACCGACCAGTTTCTTACCCGTGGAAGATCAGGGTTACTTCAAAGTGGAACTGGAATTGCCTGAAGGTGCGACACTGGAGCGTACACGTACCGTGTCAGAGCGTGCAGTGGAGTATCTGATGCTGAACCCGGCTGTAGAGTATGTACAGAGCGTAGTGGGTAGCAGTCCTCGTGTAGGCAGCAGCCAGGCACGTAGCGAACTGACGGTTATTATGAAGCCGTGGGGTGCGCGTGACGGACAAACCATTGACGAGGTGATGGCACAAGTGAAAAAGGATTTGCAGGAATATCCCGAGTGTAAAGTCTATCTTTCCACACCACCGGTTATCCCGGGATTGGGAAGTTCGGGTGGTTTCGAAATGCAGCTTGAGGCACGTGGAGATGCCACATTCGATAATCTGGTGCAGGCTACGGATACATTGATGTATTATGCATCGCAGCGTAAGGAGTTATCCGGACTGTCATCATCTTTACAGGCGGATATTCCGCAACTCTATTTCGACGTGGATCGTGATAAGGTAAAACTGGCGGGAGTGCCGTTGGCAGATGTCTTTTCAACCATGAAGGCTTATACCGGTTCGGTATATGTGAACGACTTCAATATGTTCAATCGTATCTACCGTGTATACATTCAGGCTGAAGCGCCTTATCGGGAACACAAAGAAAATATCAACCTGTTTTTTGTACGTGGGGCGGATAATGTAATGATACCGTTGACTTCTCTCGGAACCACTTCCTATACCACGGGACCGGGTAGCATCAAACGTTTCAATATGTTCAACAGTGCCGTAATTCGTGGCGGAGCAGCGGATGGTTACAGTTCCGGTCAGGCCATGGAAATCATTGAGCAGATAGCTCGCGAACACTTGCCGGAAAATATAGGTGTGGAATGGAGTGGACTTTCTTATCAGGAGAAACAGGCCGGAGGACAGACAGCAATGGTATTGGCATTGGTATTCCTGTTCGTATTCCTCTTCCTGGCAGCACTTTACGAAAGCTGGACAGTGCCCATTGCGGTGTTGCTTTCATTGCCTATTGCCGCGTTGGGAGCCTACCTCGGAGTGTGGTTGTGTGGATTGGAGAACGATGTCTATTTCCAGATCGGATTGGTAATGCTGGTTGGTCTGGCGGCGAAGAACGCGATTCTGATTGTAGAATTCGCCAAAGAACAAGTAGACCGTGGAGCGAATGTGGTTAAGGCGGCTTTACATGCATCACAGCTGCGCTTCCGTCCTATCCTGATGACGTCATTGGCATTTATTCTCGGTATGTTGCCGATGGTTATTGCCAGCGGACCGGGTTCGGCAAGCCGTCAGGCTATTGGTACCGGTGTATTCTTTGGAATGATTTTAGCTGTGACGTTAGGCATTCTTTTGGTACCGTTCTTCTTTGTACTGATTTATAAGGCGAAGGCAAAAGCGAAGAGTACGAATATTAAGAAAGTTACGAAGCGATTTAAACGATAA
- a CDS encoding efflux transporter outer membrane subunit yields the protein MKRKYTIYYMMALVLLFSSCQLGKHYVRPELNLPGQLDSTEQDTLSIADRQWWELYTDTTLQALIERTLEYNKDMKIAAARVKELAAMKRIDFANLFPQVSGKLYADKEAENYGGDNYDSDRSYEAKAIVSWEVDLWGNLRWAKDKSMADFWGSIEAQRALKMSLVAEVAQAYFELVALDNELAIVRQTLNARKEGVRLAKLRFEGGLTSETSYQQAQVEFARTATLVPDLERKISIKENDIAFLAGEYPRKIERSVLPEEVKLPENLPVGLPSTLLERRPDVRQAEQKLIAANATVGLAYTNMFPRLALTAHYGLESAEFSDFLKSPYHFLSGSLLTPLFAMGKNRAMLKAKKAAYEQEVYSYEKSVLTAFKDVRNAIVDFNKIKDIYESRLQLEQAAQTNVELAQLQYINGVIGYLDVLDAQRGYFDAQIGLSNAIRDKQITLVRLYKALGGGWR from the coding sequence ATGAAAAGAAAATATACAATATATTACATGATGGCGTTGGTGCTGTTGTTCAGTTCATGCCAGTTGGGTAAACATTATGTACGTCCGGAACTGAACCTGCCTGGGCAGCTTGACTCAACGGAACAGGACACGCTCTCTATTGCCGACCGGCAATGGTGGGAACTCTACACCGATACTACGTTGCAAGCGCTCATAGAGCGGACGCTCGAATATAATAAGGATATGAAGATAGCTGCCGCGCGAGTGAAGGAGCTGGCAGCAATGAAACGCATAGATTTTGCTAATCTTTTCCCGCAAGTTAGTGGTAAGTTGTATGCAGACAAGGAAGCGGAGAACTATGGTGGAGACAATTATGATTCGGACCGTAGCTATGAAGCAAAGGCAATCGTCTCATGGGAAGTGGACCTTTGGGGAAACTTGCGTTGGGCGAAAGATAAGAGTATGGCGGATTTTTGGGGTTCGATAGAAGCGCAACGGGCACTGAAAATGAGCCTGGTGGCAGAAGTGGCCCAGGCGTATTTTGAACTGGTGGCTTTGGATAATGAACTGGCTATTGTTCGTCAGACACTGAATGCCCGTAAAGAAGGTGTGCGGTTAGCAAAGCTTCGTTTTGAAGGCGGACTTACCTCGGAAACCTCTTATCAACAGGCACAGGTGGAATTTGCACGTACTGCAACGCTGGTACCGGATCTGGAGCGAAAGATTTCCATTAAGGAGAATGACATTGCTTTCCTGGCAGGTGAATATCCACGGAAGATAGAACGTTCGGTGTTGCCCGAAGAGGTGAAATTGCCGGAAAACCTTCCTGTAGGACTTCCGTCTACATTGCTGGAACGCCGTCCGGATGTACGTCAGGCGGAACAGAAATTGATTGCGGCAAATGCGACAGTAGGCCTTGCGTATACTAATATGTTTCCCCGTCTGGCTCTGACGGCACATTATGGTTTGGAGAGTGCTGAATTCTCTGATTTCCTGAAATCACCCTATCATTTTCTGAGTGGTTCCTTGCTGACGCCGTTGTTTGCGATGGGTAAGAACCGGGCGATGCTGAAAGCTAAGAAAGCTGCGTACGAACAGGAGGTTTACTCTTACGAGAAATCAGTGCTGACGGCTTTCAAGGATGTGCGGAATGCAATTGTAGATTTCAATAAGATAAAGGATATTTATGAGTCGCGCCTGCAACTGGAACAAGCCGCGCAAACCAATGTGGAGTTGGCTCAGTTGCAGTATATCAATGGCGTAATCGGATATCTGGACGTGCTGGATGCGCAACGTGGATATTTCGACGCGCAAATCGGATTGAGCAATGCGATACGGGATAAGCAGATCACACTGGTGCGGCTGTATAAGGCACTTGGCGGGGGATGGCGGTAG
- a CDS encoding immunity 17 family protein, with protein MSQYIVQGIFAVAGSISLLAAVFDWEWFFTARNTQFAVKSVGRQRARLFYGVLGVILIAMSVFFFLNTPRG; from the coding sequence ATGAGCCAATACATCGTACAAGGTATATTCGCGGTAGCCGGCAGCATCTCATTACTGGCGGCTGTGTTTGACTGGGAGTGGTTTTTCACTGCCCGCAACACACAGTTCGCCGTAAAGAGTGTAGGACGGCAGCGTGCCCGGTTATTCTATGGCGTACTGGGAGTGATTCTCATCGCAATGTCCGTATTCTTCTTCCTGAACACGCCAAGGGGATGA
- the tsaE gene encoding tRNA (adenosine(37)-N6)-threonylcarbamoyltransferase complex ATPase subunit type 1 TsaE, with translation MEIKIQSLDHIHEAAREFIAAMGDNTVFALYGKMGAGKTTFIKALCQELGVEDVVTSPTFAVINEYRSDIAGELIYHFDFYRIKKLEEVYDMGYEDYFYSGALCFIEWPELVEELLPGNTIKVTIEEQEDGSRRLTMENPD, from the coding sequence ATGGAAATTAAAATTCAATCTCTGGACCATATCCATGAAGCCGCCCGCGAGTTCATCGCCGCTATGGGTGACAATACTGTTTTCGCTCTCTATGGTAAAATGGGAGCCGGTAAAACGACTTTTATCAAGGCACTTTGCCAGGAGTTGGGCGTTGAAGATGTCGTTACGTCACCCACCTTTGCCGTTATCAATGAGTATCGTTCGGACATAGCGGGAGAATTGATCTACCATTTCGACTTCTACCGGATCAAGAAGCTGGAAGAAGTATATGATATGGGATACGAAGATTACTTCTACAGTGGCGCACTCTGTTTCATCGAATGGCCGGAACTGGTGGAGGAACTGCTACCGGGCAATACCATAAAAGTGACTATTGAGGAACAGGAAGACGGTTCGCGCAGGTTGACAATGGAAAATCCGGATTAA
- a CDS encoding bifunctional response regulator/alkaline phosphatase family protein produces MKRDRLLWVDDEISLLRPHILFLEGKGYEVDTVTNGQDALDRCRATTYDLIFLDENMPGLSGLQTLALIKEICPTVPVVMITKSEEENIMDMAIGQKIADYLIKPVNPNQILLSLKKNLHRRDIVSEAAQTGYQQNFGKIGMQINDSLTATDWMELYRRLVYWELELEATDSPMSEMLAMQKAEANSAFAKFIKKNYANWVSDEKGATNTRKPSSENTDRPLMSPDLFKRILFPLLDKGKKIFFIVLDNFRYDQWRVLANELSGLFNIEEQLYFSILPTATQYARNAIFSGLMPDQIAKLFPELWIDEDEEENKNLNEAPLIRTIIERYRRSDTFSYHKINDASGAERLLAQLPALAQNDLNVAVFNFIDMLSHSRTESKMIRELASTEAAYRSITLSWFRHSPLSDLLKALASRQYRVIITTDHGSIRVDNPIKVQSNSKEINANLRYKLSRNMAYNPKQVFEITRPSEIHLPSPNVSTRYIFATGRDFFAYPNNYNHYVSYYTDTFQHGGISMEEMIIPLITLSGRN; encoded by the coding sequence ATGAAGAGAGATAGATTACTTTGGGTGGACGATGAAATCAGTTTGTTGCGACCGCACATCCTGTTTTTGGAAGGCAAAGGCTACGAAGTAGATACCGTAACCAACGGACAGGATGCACTCGACCGCTGCCGCGCTACAACCTACGACCTAATCTTTCTGGACGAAAACATGCCCGGACTGAGTGGTCTGCAAACTCTGGCATTAATAAAAGAAATCTGCCCCACCGTCCCCGTTGTCATGATCACCAAGAGTGAAGAAGAGAACATCATGGATATGGCTATCGGACAAAAAATTGCGGATTACCTGATCAAACCCGTCAATCCTAACCAGATATTGTTGTCGCTAAAGAAGAATCTGCATCGTCGGGATATAGTCAGCGAAGCCGCACAAACCGGTTATCAACAAAATTTCGGTAAGATAGGCATGCAAATCAATGACTCGCTGACAGCAACAGACTGGATGGAATTGTATCGCCGCCTGGTATACTGGGAACTGGAATTGGAAGCTACAGACAGTCCCATGAGCGAGATGCTTGCCATGCAGAAAGCAGAAGCCAATTCTGCCTTTGCCAAATTCATAAAGAAAAACTATGCCAACTGGGTATCAGACGAGAAAGGGGCAACTAACACACGCAAGCCCTCTTCGGAAAACACCGACCGCCCTCTGATGAGCCCGGATCTTTTCAAACGCATCCTTTTCCCTCTGCTGGACAAAGGGAAAAAGATTTTCTTTATTGTACTTGATAATTTCCGGTACGACCAATGGCGCGTTCTTGCCAATGAGCTATCCGGCTTATTCAACATTGAAGAACAACTCTATTTCAGTATTCTGCCCACCGCCACGCAATATGCCCGCAATGCCATCTTTTCCGGACTGATGCCTGACCAGATAGCCAAGCTTTTTCCCGAATTATGGATAGATGAGGACGAAGAAGAAAACAAAAACCTGAATGAAGCCCCACTGATACGTACCATTATCGAACGTTATCGCCGCAGTGACACCTTCTCTTACCATAAAATTAATGATGCTTCCGGTGCAGAACGTCTGCTGGCACAACTTCCCGCCTTAGCACAGAATGACCTCAATGTTGCCGTATTCAATTTTATCGACATGTTGAGCCACAGCCGAACGGAAAGCAAAATGATACGCGAACTCGCCTCTACCGAGGCAGCCTACCGTAGTATCACCCTTTCCTGGTTTCGCCACTCACCACTGAGTGACTTGCTGAAAGCGCTTGCCAGTCGTCAGTACCGGGTTATCATCACCACCGATCACGGTAGCATTCGCGTAGACAACCCGATAAAAGTGCAAAGCAACAGTAAAGAAATCAATGCCAACCTGCGATATAAACTGTCACGCAACATGGCATACAATCCCAAACAGGTGTTTGAAATCACCCGCCCTTCTGAGATACACCTCCCCTCACCCAACGTGAGTACACGCTATATCTTCGCCACAGGCCGGGATTTCTTTGCCTATCCTAATAATTACAACCACTACGTCAGCTACTACACCGATACCTTCCAGCATGGAGGCATTTCGATGGAAGAGATGATTATCCCACTTATCACACTGAGTGGACGAAACTGA